A window of the SAR324 cluster bacterium genome harbors these coding sequences:
- a CDS encoding mandelate racemase/muconate lactonizing enzyme family protein produces MANIQQIQLRLVNLDPKVKRTDAIQSFVTQETPIVSIIDEDGQTGISYTYTIGTGGTSVFYLLKDHLLPQLIGRDAEDI; encoded by the coding sequence CTCCGATTGGTCAACCTTGATCCGAAGGTCAAGCGTACGGATGCAATCCAGTCCTTTGTCACCCAGGAGACCCCAATTGTCTCCATCATCGATGAAGATGGACAAACAGGCATCAGTTACACCTACACCATCGGTACAGGAGGCACTTCTGTCTTCTACCTGCTCAAAGATCATCTGCTGCCCCAACTGATTGGAAGAGATGCCGAGGACATCG